Proteins encoded in a region of the Thunnus thynnus chromosome 8, fThuThy2.1, whole genome shotgun sequence genome:
- the ctdspl3 gene encoding CTD small phosphatase-like protein 3: MRLRSQKTVTAFPETPRSNRRRSNKATPKRTSLSVTESPLHNKVEETLDNDSNHSDEDIPTMTRRPLPRGRARKRAIAVEDREADLSFKTPIRPIMRHEHILSEINSVTPRNSTARNIYTPIVRFLTPSKENVKRAGTGNNVLMSPEQGVFGYGSIDLLAGDEDEDVFSPFTFIKNIPSQSQHSQPRLRDIPPKTRSTPEATLVLDLEETLMFSSLNVIEDAEFTFHTAFQDHQYKVYMVLRPHVREFLQAMAKVYELFVYTCAKKEYAEKILDVLDPQRKLFRHRLYQDDCACVLGHYIKDLSNLGRDLAKTVVLDNTPHTYPYHLMNTIPIKSWSGESEDRELHKLIPYMEKLSAAEDFREVLKKRKDHFHRLLSED; encoded by the exons ATGAGACTCAGGTCTCAAAAAACCGTTACGGCATTTCCAGAGACGCCGAGGAGCAACCGCCGACGGTCCAACAAAGCAACGCCGAAACGAACGAGCCTATCGGTGACCGAGAGTCCGCTCCACAACAAG GTTGAAGAGACCTTGGATAATGATTCAAACCACTCAGATGAAGACATTCCCACAATGACGCGGCGACCGCTGCCCCGTGGCCGGGCAAGGAAGAGAGCCATCGCTGTCGAGGACAGAGAAGCGG ATTTGTCCTTCAAGACTCCGATCAGGCCGATCATGCGTCATGAGCACATCCTGTCAGAGATTAACTCGGTGACTCCTCGTAACTCAACAGCCAGAAACATCTACACGCCCATCGTGCGTTTCCTCACACCCAGCAAAGAGA ATGTGAAACGTGCAGGTACAGGAAACAACGTGTTGATGAGCCCAGAACAAGGTGTGTTTGGTTACGGCTCCATTGACCTTCTGGCTGGAGACGAGGATGAAGACGTCTTCAGTCC CTTCACCTTCATCAAGAACATACCGTCACAGTCCCAGCATTCCCAACCCAGACTCAGAGATATTCCCCCCAAGACCAGGAGCACTCCAGAGGCCACACTGGTGCTCGATCTG GAGGAAACCCTGATGTTCAGCTCTCTGAACGTGATCGAGGATGCAGAGTTCACCTTCCACACAGCTTTCCAGGACCATCAGTACAAG GTGTACATGGTCCTACGTCCACATGTGAGGGAGTTTCTGCAGGCGATGGCGAAAGTCTATGAG ctgtttgtttacaCATGTGCAAAGAAGGAATACGCTGAGAAGATACTCGACGTCCTCGACCCGCAGAGGAAACTGTTTCG GCATCGTCTGTATCAGGACGACTGCGCCTGCGTCCTCGGCCACTACATCAAAGATCTCAGCAACCTCGGGAGGGATCTCGCCAAGACGGTGGTTCTGGACAACACACCTCACACCTACCCGTACCAC ctgaTGAACACGATTCCCATCAAGAGCTGGTCCGGGGAGTCGGAGGACAGAGAACTGCACAAGCTCATCCCTTACATGGAGAAACTCTCTGCAGCG